One Acanthochromis polyacanthus isolate Apoly-LR-REF ecotype Palm Island chromosome 6, KAUST_Apoly_ChrSc, whole genome shotgun sequence DNA segment encodes these proteins:
- the LOC127534475 gene encoding LOW QUALITY PROTEIN: ADP-ribose glycohydrolase OARD1-like (The sequence of the model RefSeq protein was modified relative to this genomic sequence to represent the inferred CDS: inserted 1 base in 1 codon) gives MAEAHSPQVKPELLKQVTGNLFHCPNDEALAHCISADCRMGAGIAVLFKQKFKGVSELLKQRKAPGQCAVLLREGRFIYYLVTKQRAFHKPTYTSLLHSLEDMRSHCIQNGVHKLSMPRIGCGLDQLEWTEVAKXIGTVFMDTGITITIYSLPWTAASMN, from the exons ATGGCTGAAGCACATAGTCCTCAGGTGAAGCCAGAGCTGCTAAAACAAGTCACCGGCAATCTCTTCCACTGTCCCAACGATGAGGCGCTGGCGCACTGTATTAGTGCGGACTGTCGCATGGGAGCGGGCATAGCGGTGCTGTTTAAACAGAAGTTTAAAGGTGTTTCCGAGCTACTGAAACAGA GGAAGGCGCCCGGTCAATGTGCTGTGCTACTGAGAGAAGGCCGTTTCATCTACTATCTA GTTACAAAACAAAGAGCCTTTCATAAACCCACATATACCAGTCTACTACACAGCCTTGAGGATATGAGGTCACATTGTATACAGAACGGGGTACACAAGCTGTCGATGCCTCG TATTGGTTGCGGCTTGGATCAACTGGAGTGGACCGAGGTAGCCA ATATTGGAACAGTCTTTATGGACACTGGCATTACCATCACAATATACAGCCTTCCTTGGACAGCAGCATCCATGAACTAG